A single window of Athene noctua chromosome 1, bAthNoc1.hap1.1, whole genome shotgun sequence DNA harbors:
- the MRPL19 gene encoding large ribosomal subunit protein bL19m: MAAACGRLLPRSAAAGVVGFAAAPPALPGRCFSSSSCRISSDGKPATFQPPPKPIIIDKQKQGLQRRFLSPEFIPPRGRTDPLKFFIERKDMIQRRKVFNIPEFYVGSILAVTTANPYANEKASRFVGICIQRGGKGLGATFVLRNVIEDQGVEICYELYSPRIQAIEVLKLEKRLDDNLMYLRDALPEYSTFDVNMKPVSHLEHEEIPVNKLQVRMKPKPWSKRWERPKYNIKGIKFELPEEKMKEAQKWSKPWLEFDMLREYDTSKIEEKIWKEVSEALKK; this comes from the exons ATGGCAGCCGCTTGTGGGAGGCTGTTGCCGCGGAGTGCTGCCGCGGGGGTGGTGGGTttcgccgccgccccgcccgccctgCCTGGCA ggtgtttttcttcctcaaGCTGCCGCATTAGCAGCGATGGAAAGCCAGCAACATTTCAGCCGCCTCCAAAGCCCATCATTATCGACAAGCAGAAGCAGGGACTGCAGAGGAG GTTCTTGAGCCCTGAATTTATACCTCCCAGAGGGAGAACAGATCCTCTTAAATTTTTTATAGAAAGGAAGGATATGATACAGAGACGGAAAGTCTTCAACATCCCAGAGTTCTATGTTG gcaGTATACTTGCCGTTACTACTGCAAATCCATATGCCAATGAGAAAGCCAGCCGGTTTGTAGGCATCTGCAttcaaagaggaggaaaaggactAGGTGCTACCTTTGTCCTTCGGAATGTCATAGAAGACCAAG GTGTTGAAATATGTTATGAACTGTACAGTCCTCGAATCCAGGCGATTGAGGTTCTGAAGCTGGAAAAGAGGCTAGATGACAACCTGATGTACCTGCGAGATGCCCTCCCTGAATATAGTACTTTTGATGTGAATATGAAACCCGTGTCTCATTTAGAACATGAAGAAATTCCTGTAAACAAG CTCCAGGTACGAATGAAACCTAAGCCATGGTCAAAACGGTGGGAAAGGCCAAAATACAATATAAAAGGAATAAAGTTTGAGCTAcctgaagaaaaaatgaaagaagcacAGAAGTGGAGCAAGCCATGGCTAGAGTTTGATATGCTGCGAGAATATGATACCtcaaaaatagaggaaaaaatttGGAAAGAAGTGAGTGAAGCGcttaaaaaatag